The genomic interval TGCTACGATATTGACTTTCCATACTACAGCAAGGTGTTGATGAGACAAGGTTGCAACATAATAGTCAATCCATCACTGATAAGATCAAATTTTACGGAAGAATGGCATCTTTACGTATCAGCCAGATCCCTAGAAAACCGTGTTCCAGTCATATCAATAAATTCTCTCTCGGAACCCTTTGACGGACACTCTATAGCAGTTTCACCGTACAGAGATGGAACCGGATTCAGAATAAGAAAGGCTGTGGCCACCGATATAAAATTTGATGTCACCTTGAATATAGGGGATTATGAAGACGGAAGGATCAGGAGAATTCGGGAAGATCCTGGTACATACTCATTCGCAAAAATTGAGGTAATCAAGTTCTGACGTTTTCGTTGATTATTCTGGCCACTATCTGTGGATGACTTATCTGGGGCGTATGCCTCGCATAGGGTATCTCGAACAGATCGCTGTTCTTAATTAACTCATGGAATTTCCTTCCATACTCGATGCTCAGTACGTTATCAGCTGTACCCCATATTATCAGGGTTTTGACCTTTATTGATCTGAGATCATCCTCCTTCATCTTCCATTCTTCTCTGGAGTTGTTTATGGCTATATTCCTGATGATGTATTCATCATTACCATCCTCTACAGACATGACCTTCTCAACAAATTTATCAAGAGCTTCATCGCCTATCTCTGCGATGGTGGGATTTAGACCTGCACTGTCAACGAGAACCAGATAGTCAGGTGACTTCTTCTTCACCGTTATGTAAAGCGAGATCCAGCCACCATAAGAGTTTCCAACAAGAGTGAACCTATCTATCCCCATTCGGTTCAGAGCGTCCATAACAGCTGATGCCTGAACTTCAATTGTGTACTCTATTCTGGGTTT from Thermoplasma sp. Kam2015 carries:
- a CDS encoding alpha/beta fold hydrolase; the protein is MDRHSIMTSFGNLSYLERPGSYPLVFLHGLGGSGNNWLRLDRFLDQRFRMICFDLLGHGRSDKPRIEYTIEVQASAVMDALNRMGIDRFTLVGNSYGGWISLYITVKKKSPDYLVLVDSAGLNPTIAEIGDEALDKFVEKVMSVEDGNDEYIIRNIAINNSREEWKMKEDDLRSIKVKTLIIWGTADNVLSIEYGRKFHELIKNSDLFEIPYARHTPQISHPQIVARIINENVRT